In Diceros bicornis minor isolate mBicDic1 chromosome 13, mDicBic1.mat.cur, whole genome shotgun sequence, the sequence GAGCTTTGGCCTGCTCCAAGTCCTGGCCACGCTTGGCCTGCAGGGCTGCCCGCTGGTACTGCAGTTTCCGTGCCTCTAGCAATGCCAGCTGCTCCCGCACTGAAGGGAGAGGGACCCTGGTTAGAGCCATGCCTGCCCCTCCCTAGAGCCTACGCTCCTCCATTCCTCTTCTCCCCAACTCACCAGAGGGACTCAGTGACTCCTTAGAACTCGCGGCCTTGGGCTCAGGCAGGGGCCGGGATGAAGGAACCAGAGGCTGTGCTGGCTTCTTGGCCactggggcctgggctggggattCATCCTGCAGGTGCCCAGAAGGCTATCACAGCAGATCTGTTCCCCACCCCAGCCATGGCCGCTCTCTTCCGAACGCTGcactaactcactgtgtgacctgacATGAACGGCTTCCCCTCATGGGCCCTAGAGAATCTCAGAGCTAGAAGCAGCCTCAAAAGCTCTCTGAGCTAACCTCCCCAACAGGAGACGGTGGGGTAATGGGTTGAACCTGGGCTCTGGAGTGAGCAAGACCTTGGTTTGAATCTAGCTCTGCTAACTCCTAGCTGGTGCCCTTGGCCAagttttttctctgtaaaatggaagaaagaatacCTACCTTGCTGGCTTTGTTAGTATGGACAACAACAGGGTCTGGGTTTGCCCCTCATCTGCTGCTTCCCCCCACCAACCCCTGGAGTCTTGGGCCCTCAGCCAAACCTCGTTCTCATTCTCATCTTCTTCTGCTGGGGCTGTATCCTCCGAGAAGGCCAGTTTCTGGGCAGCTGCTAAAGTAGCTGCCACTGCATCCTCCTCAGTGCCCATCGTGGGCTCCAGGCCAGGGATTGGGGGGAATCCTGGAAGAGAGAGACAGCTGTGGGGGGCCAGGGAGCCTCGGGGAAGCACTAGGCTGCGGCGGGCCCTGGAGAGGTCTTCTTGGACATGGCTGGGATGGGTGGCTCCCACAGAGTAGAGGCAGATAGTGAGAaatcatttccccctcctccatctTGCTGAGAGACCTCCTCCTAAAGCCCTCGGCCAAGCCCCACTCACCTGGAGGAACAGGCAACTCAGCAAAGTCAACTTTCCGTCCTGCTCGGTGTGCTCGAATGGCATCTTGATATTGCTGCAAGCGAAGGAAGGGAGGGACGTAGGGTGGGCAGCAGTGTGCAGGCTCCACACAGGGAGACATAGggacaggaagaaggaaagacagGAGCAAAAAGAGCCCTTAAGGCAGCAAGAGctccagagagagagacagatggaaTCTCAAAGACCAGGGCTGGCTGCAGGAGCAGACACACAGAGCAGccagccagggagagaggccaaCACAGGGCAGGGCCACCACGCAGCCTGCGGGCCCACCTTAGCAATGCGCTCATGCATCCGGGCCTTGCGCTCATCCCCAGTGCCCCGGGCCTGGATGCCTGCCTCACGGTACTTGTTCAGCCTCTGCTGCAGGGCGTCCATCACCGTCTGTGGCTCAGTAGGGGCCGCTTGAAAGGAAGAAGGAGATGGGTGTCAGCTCTGCGTGCCTTTCCCCCGGTCGGCACTCCACAGTCCCACCAGCCCATCCTACCTGGGGTTGCTGGGGTGTCAGGGGCCATCAATGGCTGCACTCGTTCCACTGCTGGGGGTATGACTGAGGGTGCTGTGGGGGCCTTGGAAGCCTGTGGAAGGGGCTTCAGGTCTGGGGGACCCAGAACAGAGGTGTAGATGGAAGTAcctggccagccccagccctaaaacTCCTCCCCAACCCCAGCCTGAGTAGGCTCCCCCCACCATCCCCATACTGACCCTCAGGTGCCGGGGGCATGGCACTCAGATCCACAGGCTGTCCCTTCTCCAGGGCGTCCAGGACGGCACCAAATTTCTCCAGTAGAAAGAAAACCAGGTGTGGGCATAAGCCAGGGAACCTCAAGAGCCTAGGCTGAAAAACTCCCCCTCAGGCCAGTGTCACTGAAGCCCAGtctagctgcatgaccttgaggTCACTGTTCCCATCTGTGAAACGAGGGGTTAGACACAGGGCCTCTGAGCCAGATGCTGTACCTTCCCTATCCTCATGAGCTCCCGGGCACGGTCTAGGTCTCCAGCCCGCTTGGCATCCAGGGCAGCCACTTTGTATTCTCTCTGTCGGGCCGACAACAGGGCCCGTGGGTCTGGGTCTGATTCAAGTGTGGCAGAAATGTGAGGGCTGCCCAAGAGGCTTGTCTCAGGCTGGGAGGGGTTGTCTACGGAGAAACAAAAAGCCCGCAGAGGGGGCATGAGGGTCAAAGAAGAAGGTGCATGCCTTGGGTTCCAGCACCCACAGGTCCGGCTGGCCTGAGGACCTCTCGGGGAAGGCGCGACTGATGGCAACGGACAGTGACAGGATGGGGAGGCAGGCCACGGGCTCTGACACTGGGAACTAGCACAGGATTTGAGTGTCTCCAGATACCTGGCTCCATGGTGGGGGGACCTGAGGAGTCTGCCTCAGGGCTCCTGATGGTTGGTTCCTGGGGGACCAGAGGCCTCTTGCCCAAGGCCACTGGAGGTGGGATCTCATCCTCATTGATCTTCCTGCCTTTCCTCACAGCAGCCAGCTGGGACtccagagtctgagggagagaaGAGCCAGAAACCCAGCCAGCCATGTCAGCCTGGACCCTGCTCGAATATGGGCCAGGGATCCCTCACCTCCGCAAAGCTGATGGGGAGGCCTCTCCTCCACCAGCCCAACCTCCTGCTGCCTTACCCGCTGCCCTCAGCCCCACTCCTCCTAGCCCTGCTCCCTGGCCAGGCCCAACCCACCTTTAGGCCGCGCTCACAGCGCCTGGCTTTGGCTGCTTCACCTGCCTCCTTGGCACTGGCCGCAGCCTCCCGGTAGTTGTGGATCCGATCCTCCAGCAGAGCCTGCAGCCCCGGAGGCCCTCCAGCCTGTGGATACTTCAGTTCAGGGCCTGGCCACTCCAGGGCCAGCTAGGCCCTTGCTGCTCCCTCCCTGCAAGGAAGCTGCCCCAGAAACGGAGCTCTTGGattcaaggagaaggaagagcCTAAGAGCCTCAGGTGGGAGGCAAAGACTCACTGGAGAGGCCAGAGGCCATACGAGAGGCAAACACAGAGGCCTAGACAATCTGTGGAGGCCAGGAAATAGCTGTGGGGGGTGGTATGGGAGAACAGAGGCCTTTGAGGCCGGGTAGCTACCAAGGAGTTTCTCGTGCTCAGTCTCTCTTTGGGGCAGCCGCTGGAGGAGGGCCCTGGAAAGGGTTACTGCAGCCTTTCTATGCAAGCCATGCTACATGCATGTTAATACATGGACACGTAGAGAGATCGAAGGCACACAGGACCCCTCCAGAACCTACCTGAGCCGCTGGGACAGAAGCTGTTAGGAGAGCTGTCTGCACTGGGGGTTCAATGTTTTCCTGTCCCTTCTCCTCCTCAGAGCCACCTGGGCTGGCTGTCTCATCGCCATTCAGGGGCCCAGCCTCCTCATCTGCACCCAGGACCTCCCGCAGCTCAGTCTGGGGAGACACAAGTCCCAGGAGGTTGGGAGCCTCATGGCCATATCTATGGTAGGATCTGAGAATAAAGCACCCTCGCCCCCAGCAGTATTTCCCAACATCAGTCACTGTGCCTGAAAATCCCCTTTACCAAAACACTTCTTTAATCTGATCAAGGATGGCCTTGAAAACAGCGAAGACTCCAAATCTGAGAACCCCCAAGTACAGAGCTCAGACCAGACATCAAAGGAAACCAGTCTCACACTGTACAGTCAGGAAAACGGGTCCAGGAAGGGCAAGGCACTCACTCCACACCAGAGCAAAGAAGGACAAACCCCAGGCCTCCTCCACAGGCTTGACCACAGAGCCCTCGGACACCAGCCTGCCAGACGCACCAGCAAGTCTGCATCCTCCTccagcccttcctcctcctcttcctcctccacatccCGCATACAGTCCGCTGCCAACTTCTCGATGTGGGCCATAGGCaggggggctgggggaagagagtCACAGAGGATTAGGGCAACGCAGAAAAGGTCCACGAGGTGTCAAGGAGGGTCTTCAGTCCACTGTGCCCGTACACTTCTCCACCCAGGTAGAAATCCTTCCCTTCCACAGCCAAAGCCACACCTGGAAAACTCCTGCTCTTCCTTTATGACCCAGCTCAAAAGACCCTCAGCAGGGAAACCTTCCTGGCCCTCCAACAGGCAGCAAGCTACTCCCTTCTCGGCATTTTTGCTGTAGTAGTTATTCAGAGACATATTCATCCATTCCCCCTAACCACACCTTTCACATACGTAACGATTCTTAATATTCATTTCAGCTTCATAATAATTCTGCAGGATAGgtaatattatttccattttatatacgAGTAAACTGAGAACTACCAATATTAATTTTCCTAACACTGCAAtcctagtaagtgacagagccaagattcaaacccacacTTGTCTAACCCCAAAGCAGGTTTGGactgagagagaagggagggccaTGGTTCTCCCAGGACAATGAGCCCCTTCCAGGATCCTCTCATTGTCCTCAGCTCAGGGGCACAAGGGATGAGGGGTGGTTCTCTCCAAGGGTTCCTGGTGAGAAGAAAGGAAGATTTAGACCCTCTGACCCTTCCAGGCTGTGGAGGGAGAttccacttatttattcattcgacACAGTTTCTGTGTACTTTTTATGTGTCCATTTCAGCTTGTGCTGAGCCCCTACTCTACAGCAGGCCCTGGCTAGGGCGAAGGATAGGGAGCTGAGTCAGTCTGGAATCAGACTGCTAACTGTCCACAACAGGGAAAGGGTAGGCCAGGGAAGGAGTGAGCTCCCCATCACACAGGTGTGTGAGCAGGGCCAGACGGCCTCCTGGTGGGAGTGCTGCAGAAGACATATGGATATCAGAAGGACCAGGTGGTCTGCCTGGCTCCTCCCAGCTGTAAGAAGAGGACCCTCTCCAGCGCCTGCCTGAGCCCATCTGGTCCCAGCACCAAGCTCAGCCCAGTGCCACAAACTCACCCTGCCCCTTGGGTGCTGGCTTCCTGCCTGTGGTCCCTGCTTCCCCAGTGAGGGCCAGCAGCTCAGCCTCCAGGTCCCCATCATCTTCAGTCTCCTCCATCCCCAGCAGCATGTCCTCAGGGCTGAAGTCCACAAAGAGCCCCAGCTGAGAGCAGAGAAGGTTTCTTAGGCCCCACACAATGAGGCAGAGGGTGGAGGCCAGCCCCAGAGCCAGTCTCCTGCGGTCAGTGGCTCCTTCACTGTCTGTGAGGCCCAACGTGTGGAAAGGGAAACTGAATCCTGCAACATTGCCCCTTGGGACACTTATCTCCCTGGTGACTCCACAAAGAACCCAGTAAGACTACACTGCCATTATTATTACTCACAACAATAACAGCACTAGCTGCCAGGCACTCTACTTAGCACTCTGCATGATAATCTTAGTTAATTCTCACAATCCTGAGAGtaggtgttatttttttttaattgtggtaaaccACATATAACATGAAAATTatcttaaccgtttttaagtgtagagTTCAATGGCACCAAGTACATTCACaccattgtgcaaccatcaccaccatccatccacagaactcttcatcttgcaaaatcgAAACTtggtacccattaaacaactctccattctcccctaTCCCTAGCGCATGgtcaccaccattctactttctgtccctatgaatttgactactcttaaGCTAAGTTAGGTCCTATTTTTAACTCCATGTTCAGATGAAAGTGAGACAGCCTTGTGAGCAGCAAAGCTAGAATTTAAAATAAGGTCTTATGACTTGAGTCTCTGCCCTTTATCCTATCACCTCCCTTACCTGCCTCTTTTAAGACAATAAAAATGGACTAAGAAGTCTCAGGACTTGGGCCCAGAAGAAATAAAGGGAGAAGATTGGAGGATAGAGCCCTCAGTCTCCCACTTGGGCCACAGCCCTCTGTCCCTAGGCAGCAAAGCTCTCCCAGAGGCCACAGCCCTCAAGCCCTGGCATCCTGGGCTGGCAAGCAAAGTCGTGGCCCTAAATGAGGAACCCATGAGAGCGCTGAGGCCTCATCAGAACACCCTCCATATCACTTATATCATGGTGGCCATGACAGAAAGATGCCTGGCTTGAAACACAGGAGGGTTCAGGCCTCATTTTCCATGCGTGTGTGGCAAGAGCTAGTCAGAGGGTCTCTAAGGGCTCTGGCGACTCCAGGAGGCACTGCTCAAAGTCTCTGGACTAATGGGGAAACCACACAGGAGACCCAGCTTCCGCAAGCTGTCTAGGGAGCCCCCCCACCCTCAGACTggcccagaggggaagcagacTATAGCCATACCTGCTTGGCAGCTGCCACACCCTGGCCACTGGCCTGAGGGCCCTTCCGAGGTCTTGGCCCTGGCATCTTGGCAGCCTAGGTACCTGTTTGGTGGGAAGCAGAATAGATTCAGACCGGAGCAGCCTACAAGCCCCATCCCTAACAGTGCTAGCTGTGCTAAGGCATGGTTAGTCAACTCCCAActcacagaaagaaggaaatgcttAACACCAAAGGATGAAATGCTAAGGCTGGAATTATAGCACCGAAGCAAGCAAAACGGGAGACGGAAGGTATGGGGACCACCTGTTAATGGGTTTAAGTGGGGAGTTTGGACACACAATAAAAACTCACTGAACTGATTGACAAATTTGGATTAAACCCAAGAGGCTGCATGGGGAGGGGCCTAGGAAGGCAGACTCGGGTGAGTACAAAGCTGGGTAGGATTCAGAAAGAAGCTAAAGCTGTGCTGCCAAATACGAtacccacatgtggctatttacatttatattaaaattaaatagaattaaaaatccAGTTCCACAACTAGTGGCTACCACCGGCCAGCACAAATactgaacattttcatcaccaacAAAGTTCTATCGGACAGTTCCACTCTAGAGAAACCTGACTCAGCATTCTGATTCTCTCAGAGATCTCACAACCACGCATAGGACCTACTATGTGTCGgaccctgtgctgggcactggggggcAGGAATGAATCTGACACGGTCTCAGCCCTCAAAGAACATTTTCACGGTGGAGGTCGCCTCATCATTGCACAGAAACCAGAAAGGGCTGCTCCAGGGCCCACGGGTGCCCCGGGGCGGCCCCTTACCCAGTACCGAGAAAAAAAGCTTCCTGGAGAAAGCCATGCCTGTGCTGAGTCATGAAGAAgttggggaaggaaggggaatAGGATTTCAAACAGGGAACAACCTTGTAATGGTTCTGAGGTGAGAAAGTTTGACCCGCACAAGGAAACTGAAGACCTGGGATTACTGGGGCAGAAAGTGGCGAGACACGAAATTGAACGGTACAAGCGAAGCTGAAATTGTCAGCAGGGGGCAAAAGAGAAAAACCTTTAAGCCTCAAGAAGTTTGGGCAAGGGACGTGACGGGATCGGGTCGGCGACTCAGAAATATCCCTCTAGAGAAGAGAGGCTGGAAGCCCTCTCAGGATTGAGCATTTGCAGCGATCAGGGCGAAAGGGGCGGGTGAGGGAGCGCGGGGGCGGCTCCGGGGGTGGAGAGGCGGATGGATTCCAGGGTTACGGGGTAAAACCAACGGGGCTCCAAGGTTACTGGATGTGGGCGCACGGGAGGGGGCGCTCAGGGTGACTCCAGGCTCCAGATTTCAGAGACTTGGGTGAATGGCAGGCCGTCCACTGAGCCGGAGGCACGGAGTGAGCGGGCTCTGGGAAAAGACGAGGTCAGACACGCCACGTCTGCGGGTCCGGAGACACCGGGCTGGGGGCATCGTGCCGGACCCGGGCCCAGTCTCAGGAGAGGCGGGTGGCGGAGCGCGCAGGAGGCGAAGCCGGGGAACCCCACTCCACCGCGGCAGGACGCgccgccctgccctgccccagccgCCTCCATCTCCCCCGCCGTTCCCAGATCTCCCCACGCCGGGGGGCGGGTACGCGGCATACCTCGCGGCGGATCCGAAACCAGCCCTGGCCTTCTCCCGCCCGGGACCGCCCAAGACTCCGGCacccccgggccgcggcagcgggCGTGGCAGGAAGCGCCCCCGCGGGGCAGAGCTCGCGCCCTAACACGTGACTACATGGCCTGTGCGGCGCGGCACACGCATGCGCAGGTCGAAGAGGGCGTGGCCCTCCAACAGGTGACTCCAAGGGTGCGGTTCTCAGCGCGCAGGCGCCTTCCGGCAGGTAGCGCAAATTTCGTCGAGGCTGTTCCGGGGTGTTTCGCTGCTTGCGCAAACGCAGTAGGTGCGCCCCCTGGCCTTGTCCGTTTGCAACTTCCCCGCCAAGCTTCCTTCCTCACTCTCGGCTCGAGGCTCCTGGGCGCACGCTCGTCGGACCCCTCTCGGCGTGGGGGCGGGCCTGGCGCAGGCTCCGCCCTAGGGGTGGGGCTTCTCTGTTTGCCACCTTCCTCGTCAGCGTCCTGTGTAACTGGAGTCTCTGGGAGATGGGCGTGGGGGTTCACCGTCTTTTTCTTAATCATTCAAGACCCGAATGTAACTTTTGCCATCAGAAGGCGGATTGAATACTTAAGATATGACAGGCAGTGCTCACTGCCCCTCTTCATGAAGTCACTTCACACAGTGTAACACCGAGTTCTTACTCCCTTACCCTGCAGGGCaattgggggggggggcaggcgTTAGAATCTCACCTAAAATAAACCTTGCAACTCACTTACTCCTGCCTATCCCCTACACTTTTAAGTTATTACTACGTTTTGTATTCAGCGATTTCAAAGATCTTCCAATTTCCTTGGACAAAGAGCTTGTCCATCTCATTGCTTTTGAGTGATTTCCCAAAGCAGAGAGCGactttactattttaaaattgaagtttcactccaatattttttctcattaaaaaattttttttaattttataatgaaatatttaagatatacagaaagatatagaatatttcacaTTTGCTAGAATGCAAGCTCCACAAAGGCAGTTTTTGTTCTCTAGGTTATTTCCAGTGCCTAGAGCAGTGCATGGTAcatagtgggcactcaataaatagctcCTATTTCTTGTGTAAATTAGCATAAATACACGGCCACCTAccacaggtttaaaaaaaaacagtacgtTATAGTGGAAGCAACCTGTACACCTCTCATGTTGCAACCCTTTCCCAAAGAGATACCCACTTTCCTGAATTTGATGTTTATTATTCCTGagcatttctttctatttctctgtatgtatatacccTTAAGCGATCCATAGTATTTTTTGCAAGCTTTTACATTATATCATTGGTATCACTGCATGTATTCTTCAACTTTTTCTGCTCAACCCTGTTTATAAGCTTCATTCACATTGATActtatactttattatttttcatttctgtatagtatttcaTAGTATGAAAATAATTCACTTTTTCAATGGCTTGCCATTACAGTGCTGTGGACATTCTTGTACACAACTCTTAGTACACGTATATTTCTCtaggatatatacctaggagtggaattgctggctcatagATTTCTGCATTTTCCAAACTAAATATTACCAAATTATCTACAAAGTAGTTGTTCCAGTTTACACTCCCTCAGTGGGGCCTTTGGGTTCCAATTGTTCAACATCACCATGGAAAGGTTTTCTAACAGATGTGCAGGGTTTTAACTTGCAGGCCTCTTTTACTatgtttccattttgttgatcattCATGTTTCTTACTCTGTGGATGACTTATTTacccatttttcctttttcttattgtgTAATCCTTTAAAATATTCTGATACTGATCCTCAGTCTATTCTACTCAGCTAGAAatacatgcattttttttctgaactatttgagAATTAGTTGCAGATGTTATATGgtcataaatatttcttcatgattctaaaaaggacattctcctacataatCACAATAATTTATCATACAAAACTGAACATTTACATTGTACTATTACCTAATATGAATAatcaataatatttataattgtttgtATCTCTTAATTCCATGACCCAAACAAGGTTCACACAGTGCATTTAGCTATTTAGCTCTCATTTCTCTATTCTCCTTTCGTTTAGAATAGTTCCTCcatgtttgtttgtcttttgtgatattaatatttttgaagagGAGCAGTTACCTTGCAGAATATTTTTCcctcaattttgatttatctGATAATTTTCTCACCAGTAGATTCAGGTCAAACATTTCTGGCAGGACTATTGCATGGATGATGTGTTTTTCTCAGTGCCTCACATAAGGAGACTTGGGATGTCCGTTTGTTCCGTTGTTGGTttccatataaatattaaaattaacttgCAAAGTTATACAAAAAACCCTAAGATTTTGATTGGAATCAATTTGTATTTACAGATTAATTACAtctctttattaaatttattcctaggtacctTATATTTTCTGTGCCATCtaagtcttttttatttaaagatttgttTTAGGATAAAtggtacctttttaaaaattacatttcctaGCTATTTGTTGCTAGGGATTATTTATCACTGACATTATTTCAAACAGTTTTTTTCTCATAAACTAAGTTTGTTACATTCGCATTGTTCAAAAGCTAAAAGATATGTAATGACATACAGTGAAAGTCTTCCTGTAACCCCTGACTATAGCCATCCAGTTCTTTCCAACCACTGTAACCAATTTCTTACATATTTCTCCCAGAACTATTTTATATAGATACAAGTAATTGTGTGCATATATTTACATAATGATATGTTACCATTAAATAAATGGCACGGCTACTA encodes:
- the CC2D1B gene encoding coiled-coil and C2 domain-containing protein 1B isoform X2, which produces MPGPRPRKGPQASGQGVAAAKQLGLFVDFSPEDMLLGMEETEDDGDLEAELLALTGEAGTTGRKPAPKGQAPLPMAHIEKLAADCMRDVEEEEEEEGLEEDADLLTELREVLGADEEAGPLNGDETASPGGSEEEKGQENIEPPVQTALLTASVPAAQAGGPPGLQALLEDRIHNYREAAASAKEAGEAAKARRCERGLKTLESQLAAVRKGRKINEDEIPPPVALGKRPLVPQEPTIRSPEADSSGPPTMEPDNPSQPETSLLGSPHISATLESDPDPRALLSARQREYKVAALDAKRAGDLDRARELMRIGKKFGAVLDALEKGQPVDLSAMPPAPEDLKPLPQASKAPTAPSVIPPAVERVQPLMAPDTPATPAAPTEPQTVMDALQQRLNKYREAGIQARGTGDERKARMHERIAKQYQDAIRAHRAGRKVDFAELPVPPGFPPIPGLEPTMGTEEDAVAATLAAAQKLAFSEDTAPAEEDENENEDESPAQAPVAKKPAQPLVPSSRPLPEPKAASSKESLSPSVREQLALLEARKLQYQRAALQAKRGQDLEQAKAHLRVAKSLEAQIVQVRAGRPVDLSKVPSPLTDEEGDFILIHHEDLRLSQKAEEVYAQLQKMLLEQYGKCLLFSKQFMHQGNVAETTRFEKLAQDRKKQLEILQLAQAQGLDPPSHHFELKTFQTVRIFSELNSTEMHLIIVRGMNLPAPPGVTPDDLDAFVRFEFHYPNSNLISSSN
- the CC2D1B gene encoding coiled-coil and C2 domain-containing protein 1B isoform X1, with amino-acid sequence MPGPRPRKGPQASGQGVAAAKQLGLFVDFSPEDMLLGMEETEDDGDLEAELLALTGEAGTTGRKPAPKGQAPLPMAHIEKLAADCMRDVEEEEEEEGLEEDADLLTELREVLGADEEAGPLNGDETASPGGSEEEKGQENIEPPVQTALLTASVPAAQAGGPPGLQALLEDRIHNYREAAASAKEAGEAAKARRCERGLKTLESQLAAVRKGRKINEDEIPPPVALGKRPLVPQEPTIRSPEADSSGPPTMEPDNPSQPETSLLGSPHISATLESDPDPRALLSARQREYKVAALDAKRAGDLDRARELMRIGKKFGAVLDALEKGQPVDLSAMPPAPEDLKPLPQASKAPTAPSVIPPAVERVQPLMAPDTPATPAAPTEPQTVMDALQQRLNKYREAGIQARGTGDERKARMHERIAKQYQDAIRAHRAGRKVDFAELPVPPGFPPIPGLEPTMGTEEDAVAATLAAAQKLAFSEDTAPAEEDENENEDESPAQAPVAKKPAQPLVPSSRPLPEPKAASSKESLSPSVREQLALLEARKLQYQRAALQAKRGQDLEQAKAHLRVAKSLEAQIVQVRAGRPVDLSKVPSPLTDEEGDFILIHHEDLRLSQKAEEVYAQLQKMLLEQYGKCLLFSKQFMHQGNVAETTRFEKLAQDRKKQLEILQLAQAQGLDPPSHHFELKTFQTVRIFSELNSTEMHLIIVRGMNLPAPPGVTPDDLDAFVRFEFHYPNSDQAQKSKTAVVKNTNSPEFDQLFKLNINRNHRGFRRVIQSKGIKFEIFHKGSFFRSDKLVGTAHLKLERLENECEIREIVEVLDGRKPTGGKLEVKVRLREPLNGQDMQIVTENWLVLEPRGL
- the CC2D1B gene encoding coiled-coil and C2 domain-containing protein 1B isoform X3; its protein translation is MPGPRPRKGPQASGQGVAAAKQLGLFVDFSPEDMLLGMEETEDDGDLEAELLALTGEAGTTGRKPAPKGQAPLPMAHIEKLAADCMRDVEEEEEEEGLEEDADLLTELREVLGADEEAGPLNGDETASPGGSEEEKGQENIEPPVQTALLTASVPAAQAGGPPGLQALLEDRIHNYREAAASAKEAGEAAKARRCERGLKTLESQLAAVRKGRKINEDEIPPPVALGKRPLVPQEPTIRSPEADSSGPPTMEPDNPSQPETSLLGSPHISATLESDPDPRALLSARQREYKVAALDAKRAGDLDRARELMRIGKKFGAVLDALEKGQPVDLSAMPPAPEDLKPLPQASKAPTAPSVIPPAVERVQPLMAPDTPATPAAPTEPQTVMDALQQRLNKYREAGIQARGTGDERKARMHERIAKQYQDAIRAHRAGRKVDFAELPVPPGFPPIPGLEPTMGTEEDAVAATLAAAQKLAFSEDTAPAEEDENENEDESPAQAPVAKKPAQPLVPSSRPLPEPKAASSKESLSPSVREQLALLEARKLQYQRAALQAKRGQDLEQAKAHLRVAKSLEAQIVQVRAGRPVDLSKVPSPLTDEEGDFILIHHEDLRLSQKAEEVYAQLQKMLLEQYGKCLLFSKQFMHQGNVAETTRFEKLAQDRKKQLEILQLAQAQGLDPPSHHFELKTFQTVRI